The Triticum aestivum cultivar Chinese Spring chromosome 4B, IWGSC CS RefSeq v2.1, whole genome shotgun sequence sequence CCGCGGGAGTCGATAGTTAAGGGATTTTATTTCTGTGATTAGCCGCCGTCTTGCTATTGCGAAGAGAAATAGCGCTGATTCTTGCCCAGGATCGAGGTTCCTGCGTGCTGGCGGGGAGGGTAATAACCAATTGGTTTCGAGCATGTGTTAGATGTAGATGGGGTTGCGACACCACAATGGGCATTATCTGCGCAACAACTGTAGGTAGCAAGATCGAATCGCCATTGGGGGGCTTGTTCTTGAGACCCTCTGTGTAAGGGGTAATTATCGTCCCGTCAAAAGCAGTGCTTTCTTGAAGTTCTGCTGCTACTGTTTGCCAAGTACTAGTGTTCTTGACAAGATGGCGGTGTCTGTTTTGTAGCGCAAAAGTATCAGATGGTCAAACCCAGTCTAGTCTCATCGCACAATTGTCAAAGACAGTCTATTGGTATTTCTCTGTTCTCTGATTGAGAATTTGGCCTGAAAAAGGATTTTTCCATGGTAGCAGCACCAGTAAGCATTTCTTAGTGCAGGCTTCCTGTTGTGTGGGGAATGCCTTATACCGCACGGCCTAAAATTCCCACCAGTACGCACCAATAAGCGTAAAGATCTCTTATCTATAATTTATAATGTTTCATTATCTGTTAGCTTGTAATTTAAGCCAATTAGGGAGATGATCTGGTTGCTATACTTTGTTTCGATTATCAGGCTACATCTATTTATAGAGGAACCATTGGATATGGTAATAAAGAAATTAAGTTTTCTCACAGCCAAATTCCCCCTTATATGTTCTCTCCCCTCTTCTCCTAATTGTGTGACCTGGCTGCCATTATGATACCTGGTCACCCTAATTACTATCTTGAACGTTGAACCACTGTTTATCTCTTTGAGCCAAAGATCCCAATTTATTTTTCAAAGAATGTAAATACTTACACTGCCCTAGTACAAAAAGGCATGTCTTGGGTTATATGCTGCAATCACATTACTTTGTTCAGTGGCTATTGGTAGTGGAATCTGTCCTTTTGCAGTAATGTGGCTGGCACAAGGTTTAATGTGTAGATTGGGATGAAAATTGCTTGTAAAATGTGGTTCATGCGGGTACACTGGGCATCACATTGTTAAGGTTGCATCCCTAGAACTGCATCTTACATCATTGATCTAGTCAGATGCTGTTACACATTTATGATCGCTCGTGCGTTCCTGTGGCTATTTCTTTGAATTGTCGTCAGTCAGTGAAAGTGCTATTTTGTGCTGTGCTGGTAGTTCATTATCGTCACATACCCGCTTCTAACTTGGTCATTCTGCCTTGAAAATGCCTCAGGGCTGGAGTGATTTCTGGGAATGTGATATTTGGGCCGCCGCTCCAGAAGTACTGGGCAGAGAAGCAGCAGCAAGATCAGGCGGCAAAAGAAGCCCAAACCGGGTCGACTTAACGAAGATATCCTCATGTTGCCCCGAGTCAGTGTCGCCATACTTCCCTCGATCAGTCGCAGACgcataattctgaaactagttcaATGATGTGAAAATGTACTTGGGTTATTCGATAGCCTCGTTTTTTGTTAGCTTTGCTTGAATTAACTGCCCTATCTTTGGTACTGGAAGGCATCGTTTGTACCATGTACAGAATGAATTCGAATCCAAGCCACCATTCTGGTCAAACTTTTGTTTGAATTCAGTTTCATTTCTTTGGTTCAAACCCAGCTGCACACTACTGTCGCCAAACCTCGTTCAGTGCTTTTTCGGCCTGGTTATCCTACTGGGCTTTACCTCGGCCTATTTGGTTGTGAGCCCAGCCCGGCACGGCCCAGTCTAGACCGCCGTTTCGTTTTAGGCTTTGGGAGCATGGCCATGGTAGGGATTCCCCGCGCATTCTCAATCCCTAGCGCCCAATTTCCCGCCAATATAAGATCTTTGCCTTCTCCGGCGATCGCCGCAGCCCTGAACCCTCACAGGATGCCGAGGAAAGCAGCTCGCGGCGACGCCGCCGCCAGCAAGAAAGCAGCGCCCACCGCGACCGCCGCTAAAAAGAAATCCGCGTCCACCGCCGGCAAGAAAGCCGTGACCCCCGTCAGCAAGAaagccgcgcccgccgccggcaACGGCAAGAAAGCAGCAGCGCCCGCGGCAATCAAGCACTGGCTGCTGAAGACGGAGCCGGGGGAGTGGTCGTGGTCGGACCAGGCGGGCGCGCCGGGCGGCGTCGGGCCGTGGGACGGCGTCCGCAACCACCAGGCCATGAACAGCCTCCGCGCGATGCGCCGCGGCGACCGCTGCCTCTTCTACCACTCGGGCGCCGGCGCCGCGTCGCGCCGCGTGGTGGGCGTCGTCGAGGTCGCCAGGGAGTGGTACgagggcggggagggggaggcgacgGCCGGCGGCGCCGTGGACGTGCGGGCCGTCGGGGAGCTCCGGAGGCCCGTGTCGCTGGAGGAGATCAAGAAGGCGGCCGCCGCGGGCGAGGTGGAGGGGCTGAAGGACTTCGCGCTCATCCGCCAGGCCCGGCTGTCGGTGATGCCCGTGGCGGTGGAGGTCTGGGACTGGATTTGTGAGATGGGGGGTGGCTTTGTGGAAGATGGGAAGGTGGAAGAAGATGAAGCAGAGGGTTGATATGCTCTGAACTCTGAAGGTAAAAATCTAACTCTGCTGCAAACGCAAAATTGATTCCCGAAGCAATCTGAGACTAATTTGTTTCTGCACTTCATATTTATCACATCAAATTgtccgctaaatcttgtgaaaCTGTTCTAGATGCAGGTGACATGCAGTTGGAAGGGTCATTCTGTGGTGTCTTTTCGCCTGCAAGTACAAGAGATGGTATTTTGAGGAGCATTTCAGTGGCATTTTGTGTATCCTCTCTACTTCTCAAGTGTTTGCCTCCTCTGCCTTGCGGCGTGACCAAGTGTGTATCCTCTTTAGCGTTTGCCATCTCTGCATCGTGGCATGGCCAAGTGTTTATCCGCTAGCTAGTCAATGTAAGTTCAGTGATCGATGTTGGCAATGTTGCAAGAACGGTCGAGTCATATGATGTTTTCTGTGGCTGTATGGATATGCTGTTCACTGAATTTTCGAGCAGTTGGTTTCACGCCGTGGATGCTATGACACTCAATAGTCTCTTGGATGTCCTGtattaggtagtactccctccgttacgatttacttgtcgtggttttacaTCAGTAGCATCGCTACAGGCTTCAGCAGAAGCCGCATGCGTGGCTGTTATATTCATCATCATCTGTATGCATGCAGGCAAAAACCCATCGAGTTACAACACAACACGAGTGTCTGATATAACAACCGGGCTTTCACCGCTTTCTacctcctccgttcctaaatataagtctttctagagattccactaaggactacatacggagcacaatgagtgaatctatactctaaaatgcgtctatataccGTATGTAGTTTTCagtgaaatctttagaaagacttacatttaggaacggagggagtactatataatcGCTCAACGAAAAAAATAACCAGTTCTTACATCAGAGTACAACAATACAAAGGCTGTGAATAGAATCTCACCCCTCCCATTCAGTCCAGCTACCGTGGCACATTGGATGCCTTTCCTGCACCCATGATCATGTAACTCTCATTCAGCACATGTTGGTCTCTTTGTGATGAAACTATGTATGAATCTTTGTGATCAACACATGTATGAAGCTATGTACCATCCgcggaggatgagaaggaacaggATTGGAGCGGTAGCCTGCAGTAGCCGCGAAGGGGTCCCCGGGGGCGGCCTAAGACGTGTCAAGGTGGCATCCGAGGCGGC is a genomic window containing:
- the LOC123090645 gene encoding thymocyte nuclear protein 1, with protein sequence MAMVGIPRAFSIPSAQFPANIRSLPSPAIAAALNPHRMPRKAARGDAAASKKAAPTATAAKKKSASTAGKKAVTPVSKKAAPAAGNGKKAAAPAAIKHWLLKTEPGEWSWSDQAGAPGGVGPWDGVRNHQAMNSLRAMRRGDRCLFYHSGAGAASRRVVGVVEVAREWYEGGEGEATAGGAVDVRAVGELRRPVSLEEIKKAAAAGEVEGLKDFALIRQARLSVMPVAVEVWDWICEMGGGFVEDGKVEEDEAEG